The genomic interval CAGGAATGACGGGTGTACCTTTAGTGGATGCTTGTATGCGTGCAGTAGCACAAACAGGTTGGATTAATTTTAGAATGCGTGCAATGGTCGTTTCGTTTTTAACATTGAATTTAGATCAAGATTGGAGAGACGGAGCCTATCATTTAGCTCGACAGTTTTTAGATTATGATCCGGGAATACATTATCCACAATTTCAAATGCAAGCTGGCACCACAGGAATTAATACCGTACGTTTATATAATCCTGTAAAAAATTCACAAGAACATGATCCAGAAGGTGTTTTTATAAAAAGATGGATTCCAGAATTAGCAAATGTTCCAATGGCATACATCCACGAACCTTGGAAAATGTCAACAATGGAGCAAGCGTTTTGTGAAGTTGTTATTGGAGAAGATTATCCGTTGCCAATTGTAGATTTACAGGAAAGTGCCAGATTAGCAAGAGATAAAATATGGGGACATAAAAAACATCCCGCAGTGGAAAAAGAAAAAAATCGCATTTTAAATATGCACGTAAATAGAAATTAATGATTTACAATAAACAAGATATAGAAGGATTTGACCGTGTTACTAAATTAAAAATTATGAATTCGGTAACAGGTATAAAGCCGGCAAACCTTATAGGTACTATAAATAATAATGGGCTAAGTAATTTAGCTATTTTTAGTTCTATAGTTCATTTAGGTAGTAGCCCTGCGTTGTTAGGTTTTATTACAAGACCACAAACGTCAGAAGTTGGGCATACGATAGCTAATATTCAAGAAAATGGATTCTATACAATTAATCATATCCATCAAGATTTTATAAAGAATGCTCATTATACTTCAGCTAAGTTTAATGTAGATGAGTCAGAATTTAAACGATGTAATCTTACCGAAGAATATATAAAAGATTTTAAAGCACCTTTTGTAAAAGAAAGTAAATTTAAAATAGGAATGCGCTTTGTAGAAGCCATTGATATAAAACATAATGGAACCAAATTAATTATAGGAGAAATAGAACAGTTAATTTTTCCTGATAATGCTATAGTTGACGGTGATATTGACTTAGAAGCTACAGAAAGTGTTGGTATTTCTGGTTTAAATAGTTATTATTCGTTAAAAAAGATAGCAAAACATCCTTATGTAAGAATAGATGAAGTTCCTGAGTTTTAGCCTTAAGATTATAATCAAGAATTTAATTATCCGATGCTTTGCATCAAGGAAATTTATTGTGTTTCCGTAGTTATTTAATAACTTATTATAAGATTATTTATCAATGAAAAAAGAGCATCTTCCTGAAAAAATATGTAACGTTTGCGACCGACCATTTACGTGGCGTAAAAAATGGGAAAAGAACTGGGAAGCTGTAAAATATTGTAGTCAACGTTGTAGAAGAAGTAAATGAAAACAATCAATTTAATATTTCCACATCAATTATTTGAAGAATCTCCAGTTTTTCAAGTAAATGCACCTGTTTATTTGGTAGAAGAGTATTTATTTTTTAAGCAGTATTCATTTCATAAACAAAAAATAGCTTTCCATAGAGCTACAATGAAACGTTATGCTGATTTTTTAAAGAAAGAAAAAAATGTTGCCGTTCATTATATTGAAGCAATAAAAGATATTTCCGATATTAGAGAATTGATTCCTGCTTTACAACAAAAAGGAATTGAACATATTAATTATATAGATCCAACGGATAATTGGCTTCAGAAAAGGTTGCTAAAAGGCTGTTTAGAACATAATATTAGCACAACAATTTATGACTCACCTTTATTTTTAAATTCAAAAGAAGAATTAGAAGTTTTCTTTAGAAAGGATAAAAAGAAATACCATCAAACAACTTTTTATACGGAACAACGTAAAAAACGTAATATTCTTTTAGAAGCTGACGGAAAACCAACAGGCGGAAAATGGACTTTTGATATCGAAAACCGAAAGAAATATCCAGCTAAAAAAACACCTCCGTCAATTCAGTTTCCTGATGTTGATGGGTATTTTAAAGAAGCAAAAGCGTATGTGAATAGTCATTTCGCTAATAACTTAGGAAGTTTAACTGAATATGCTTTATATCCAATTGATTTTAAAACAAGCAAAGATTGGTTACAACAGTTTTTTGAGAAACGCTTTATCGAGTTCGGAGTGTATGAAGACGCTATTGTTGCTGAAAATTCAATATTAAATCATAGCGTGTTAACACCAATGCTTAATGTAGGTTTAATAACGCCTAAATATGTGGTTGACGCTTGTTTGGTTTATGCTGAAGCAAATGATGTTCCTATTAATTCTACAGAAGGATTTGTAAGACAAATAATCGGTTGGCGAGAATTTATAAGAGGTATTTATGAATCTAGAGGAAGTGAAGAACGAACTACAAATTTTTGGAAGTTTACAAAAAAGATTCCAAAATCTTTTTATGACGGAACTACAGGTATAATACCCATTGATCAAACGATTAAAAAAGTATTAAAAACAGGGTATTGCAATCATATAGAACGCTTAATGGTGTTGGGTAATTTTATGATGTTATGTGAATTTGAACCTGATGAGGTTTACAAATGGTTTATGGAACTCTTTATTGATGCTTACGATTGGGTAATGGTAACTAATATTTACGGAATGAGTCAGTTTGCAGATGGAGGTTTAATGGCTACGAAGCCTTATATAAGTGGTAGTAATTATATAATGAAAATGAGCAATTATAAAAAAGGAGATTGGCAAGCTACGTGGGATGGTCTTTTTTGGAGATTTATGAATTCACATCGTGACTTCTTTTTGTCGAACCCTAGATTAGGAATGTTGGTTAGAATGTTTGATAAAATGCCTGATGAAAAACAAGAATTACATATTAAAAATGCTGAGAGGTATCTTTTAAAACTTTAAAAAAGTCATATAGAGAAAAGAAAAACTATTACTTACAAGGTTAATAGTTATATTGATATAGGTTTATTACTTTTTTGTAGTTTTATCTTTATACGAATGCTGAATAAATACACTTAATAATTTAATTTTAAAAAAATATGAAACAGTTAGTCATTTTTGATAGTAATACGAATCGTAATGCTGATAATTGGAAAATTATTAATGATGCTGTAATGGGAGGTAAGTCGTCTGGATTATTTTCTTTAAAAGAAAATGGTAATTGTGTTTTTAGTGGCACTGTATCTTTAGAAAATAATGGCGGATTTTCTTTATTGAGGAATCGTTTTGCTAAAATAGTACCGAATAAATATTCTAAAGTTATTATCAGAGTTAAAGGAGACGGAAAACGATATCAATTTAGAATAAGAAGTAAGATAGCAGATGATCACGTTTATATTGCTTTTTTTGAAACGTCTAATGAATGGGAAGATATTGAAATATTATTATCAGATATGTACCCTACCTATAGAGGTAAGAGATTAGAAAAACCAAATTATAGCAAAGAAAGTCTTGAAGAAATAGCTTTTTTAATTGGAAATAAAAAGGCGGAAGGTTTTAAAGTTGAGATAGACAGTATTATTCTAACTTAAATAAATTTAAAGCTGAATACTTTTGGAGTACCAAAACGACCAACAAGGTGTTTTGAAGAGAAATAAAACTAAATTGATTTTTATGAAAAAGCTGTTTTTTTGCTCTTTATAGTCTTTTTCTTTCCTTTGTTAACGCTTGTTTACTTTGCAATACAATAACACTAGTATATATGATTGGGAAGAAGATTGTTGTCTTCGTCATTCTTTTATAAAGACCATTAACTGCACGTATTCTAATTTCATAAACAAGATACTCCAGAAGGAGAAATCAACTATTTAATCTATAGTCTTGATTGTGAATGGTTATAGATTATATCTAAATTTAAGTATTACAGATTATACACTGCTATTAATTAGGATTTGGTTTTAAAATTCCAGGTTCACATGATTTTAATAATAAAAATTGGTTTTGTATTATTGATACTTTTTCACCATCACTAAAAGGTATTGTACTGTTAGAAAAGTAACAATAATAGAAGAATATTCTTATATGGTTAAAGTAAGATCTGTTGTTCTTTTTGTTATTATTTCTATTTAATTGTATTTTTTAATTGTGTCTTATTTAAGTGGATTCATATTATTAACAAACTTAGAATATTTATTTTTGTAGGTTTTCCTTTTTACTTATTTTAACTCCTTTTGTAGTAACTAAAAATTTGAATTATTTTATTGAATTTTAGATTTACAAATTAACAGTAATTATACCAACACAATTTAAAATGAATACAAACAACTTTATTATATTAATTAAAGTTTATTACAATACTTTTAGAATAGTATAATTTTTTTTTTGTATTTTATTTAGAATCAAAAAAAGTTTGTAACTTTGCTAAGTAAACCATAGTGGTTTATTTGGTTTACTTAAATTATATGTATGAAATCTGGAAATAGTCATTCTAAAGAATTAGTTTTTGAGAAAACAGAAAAATTATTGTTGAGTTACGGTGTTAAGGGTTGGAACATGAACGATTTGGCAAAAGAATGTAATATGTCTAAAAGAACTTTATATAAAATAATTGGAAATAAGGAAGATCTTTTATATGAGATAAGTTTAAATTCAATTAGTAAAAATATCAATAATTTAAAAAAATACTTAGAAAGTAATAGTCCCTTTCCTTTGTTGTTACAAAATTTAAGTGATCAAATAATAAACAGCTTTGATAAAATTACTTTATCTAATATAATAGCCCTTAGAATTGAGTATCCAAGAATAAAAGAAATGGGAAAAAGCAAAGAAAATAGCGAAAAAGATTTTTTTATTGACTTTTTCCAAAAAGGAAAAAATGAAAATTGTATATCAGATAATGTTGAAGCATCAACCATTCATAAAATTGTACATGCATTAATAGAATATCATATTTACAACTGTGATAATAAAACTGAATTTAAAAATGAAATGAAAGAAGTGTTAAATGCATATTTTAATGGGATATTAAGATAATTTTTTTTGCTTAAAGGTAAACTAAAAAAACTAAATCGGTTTACTGGGTTTGTTGTGTTGACTAAAACAATAAACGAATTAAAAATGAAAAGTCAATTAAATTTTAAGTGGAAAATAGAATTATAAATAAATCGGCTGAAATGTTTTTAAAACATGGTTTTAAAAGTGTTACAATGGATGATATAGCTTTAGAAATGGGAATTTCTAAAAAAACTATTTATAAATATTTTAAAAATAAAAAAGAATTAATAAAAATAGTTATCACACAATTAATTGAAAAAATTTCATACGGTATAGATTTTATTTTTGAAATGAATTTAAATCCTATTGATAAACTTTTTACAATTAAAGATTTTGTGACGTATTATTTAAAAAGCGAAAGTTCTTCACCTTTTTATCAGTTGCAAAAATACTACCCTGTAATTTTTAATTCATTAATATCTAATCAATTTAATAAAGTAGATGAATATGTAATAAAAAATTTGAAAAATGGAATAGAACAAGGTCTTTTTAGAAATGACATTAATTTAAAGCTTATTAGTAGGTTTTACGCTACAGGAATTAACGGAATTAGAAATGCAGAACTTTTTAATCCAATACAATTTAACAATTTAGAGGTTCAAAAAAACTTTTTAGAATACCATTTAAGAGGTATTTGTACTCAACAAGGAATTAATTACATAGAAACAAATATTAAAATCAAAGTAAACAACAATGAATAAAATTATAATTATATTTTTTCTGCTTTTTGCAATAAAAATAGAGGCACAAGAAATAAAGTTGCTCACTCTAAAAGATGCAATTATCTACGCTTTAGACAACAAGTCTGAAGCAAAAAAATCAAAATTAAAAGTAGAAAATAGCACATACCAAATTCAGGAAGCACGTTCAAGAGCTTTACCACAAATTTTTGCTAATGGTTCATTAACATACAATCCTGTATTACAAACAACAGTTATTGACGGTGATTATTTTGGACAACCAGGAACAATGATTGAAGCAAGTTTTGGACAAAAATGGTCTACAGGTGCTGGTATTATTTTAACTCAAAACTTATTTGATCAATCTATATTCATAGGTTTAAAAGCTGCCAAAACTACACGAGAATTTTATCAAATAAATGACCAATTAACTAAAGAACAGGTTATTGAAAGAGTAGCTAATAATTATTATCAAGTATATGTATTACGACAAAGATTAATTTTAGTTGAAAATAATTTAAAAACCACGACTAAAGTACGTGATATAGTAAAAGGTCAATTTGAAAATGGTTTGGCTAAAAAAATAGATTTGGATAGAATGAATGTTAACATATCTA from Polaribacter sejongensis carries:
- a CDS encoding TetR/AcrR family transcriptional regulator gives rise to the protein MENRIINKSAEMFLKHGFKSVTMDDIALEMGISKKTIYKYFKNKKELIKIVITQLIEKISYGIDFIFEMNLNPIDKLFTIKDFVTYYLKSESSSPFYQLQKYYPVIFNSLISNQFNKVDEYVIKNLKNGIEQGLFRNDINLKLISRFYATGINGIRNAELFNPIQFNNLEVQKNFLEYHLRGICTQQGINYIETNIKIKVNNNE
- a CDS encoding DUF2256 domain-containing protein — protein: MKKEHLPEKICNVCDRPFTWRKKWEKNWEAVKYCSQRCRRSK
- a CDS encoding cryptochrome/photolyase family protein, with the translated sequence MKTINLIFPHQLFEESPVFQVNAPVYLVEEYLFFKQYSFHKQKIAFHRATMKRYADFLKKEKNVAVHYIEAIKDISDIRELIPALQQKGIEHINYIDPTDNWLQKRLLKGCLEHNISTTIYDSPLFLNSKEELEVFFRKDKKKYHQTTFYTEQRKKRNILLEADGKPTGGKWTFDIENRKKYPAKKTPPSIQFPDVDGYFKEAKAYVNSHFANNLGSLTEYALYPIDFKTSKDWLQQFFEKRFIEFGVYEDAIVAENSILNHSVLTPMLNVGLITPKYVVDACLVYAEANDVPINSTEGFVRQIIGWREFIRGIYESRGSEERTTNFWKFTKKIPKSFYDGTTGIIPIDQTIKKVLKTGYCNHIERLMVLGNFMMLCEFEPDEVYKWFMELFIDAYDWVMVTNIYGMSQFADGGLMATKPYISGSNYIMKMSNYKKGDWQATWDGLFWRFMNSHRDFFLSNPRLGMLVRMFDKMPDEKQELHIKNAERYLLKL
- a CDS encoding flavin reductase family protein produces the protein MIYNKQDIEGFDRVTKLKIMNSVTGIKPANLIGTINNNGLSNLAIFSSIVHLGSSPALLGFITRPQTSEVGHTIANIQENGFYTINHIHQDFIKNAHYTSAKFNVDESEFKRCNLTEEYIKDFKAPFVKESKFKIGMRFVEAIDIKHNGTKLIIGEIEQLIFPDNAIVDGDIDLEATESVGISGLNSYYSLKKIAKHPYVRIDEVPEF
- a CDS encoding CIA30 family protein, whose amino-acid sequence is MKQLVIFDSNTNRNADNWKIINDAVMGGKSSGLFSLKENGNCVFSGTVSLENNGGFSLLRNRFAKIVPNKYSKVIIRVKGDGKRYQFRIRSKIADDHVYIAFFETSNEWEDIEILLSDMYPTYRGKRLEKPNYSKESLEEIAFLIGNKKAEGFKVEIDSIILT
- a CDS encoding TetR/AcrR family transcriptional regulator, with the translated sequence MKSGNSHSKELVFEKTEKLLLSYGVKGWNMNDLAKECNMSKRTLYKIIGNKEDLLYEISLNSISKNINNLKKYLESNSPFPLLLQNLSDQIINSFDKITLSNIIALRIEYPRIKEMGKSKENSEKDFFIDFFQKGKNENCISDNVEASTIHKIVHALIEYHIYNCDNKTEFKNEMKEVLNAYFNGILR